One Lucilia cuprina isolate Lc7/37 chromosome 4, ASM2204524v1, whole genome shotgun sequence DNA segment encodes these proteins:
- the LOC111690403 gene encoding tRNA-specific adenosine deaminase 2, with translation MALDDFMEDAFAEARLALSAGEVPVGCVFIYNGTIIARGGNQVNATKNATRHAEFICIDQVLKYCSTNNLDYSNVFPHISVVVTVEPCIMCSAALHDLKVKEIIYGCSNDRFGGKTVVDVKQVMGYCLNIKGGLRADEAMELLKDFYKGENPSAPLAKSKR, from the coding sequence ATGGCACTAGATGATTTTATGGAGGATGCATTTGCAGAAGCTCGTCTTGCGCTGTCCGCCGGTGAGGTACCCGTTGGTTGTGTTTTCATTTACAATGGTACAATAATAGCACGCGGTGGTAATCAAGTTAATGCCACAAAAAACGCTACACGTCATGCTGAATTCATCTGCATCGATCAGGTTCTGAAATATTGCTCAACAAATAATTTAGATTATTCCAATGTTTTCCCACATATTTCTGTAGTTGTAACAGTGGAGCCATGTATAATGTGCTCCGCTGCTTTGCATGATCTAAAAGTGAAGGAAATTATTTATGGTTGTTCTAACGATCGTTTTGGCGGCAAGACAGTGGTTGACGTGAAACAAGTGATGGGTTATTGTTTGAATATAAAGGGTGGCTTGAGAGCAGACGAGGCTATGGAATtgcttaaagatttttataaaggtGAAAATCCATCGGCACCGTTGGCGAAAAGTAAACGATGA
- the LOC111690402 gene encoding baculoviral IAP repeat-containing protein 5: MSENISAKFNNFQEVFLMEKHRIDSFKTWPYDENSSCSITKMAEAGFYWTGNKNNEEDDAATCFVCCKQLHGWDPTDDPWKEHMKHAPQCQFVKYGRKENELTVEEFLNITSAVLRKKLTKSLNAVKTRFSLLASTELEKYLAEK; encoded by the exons atgtcagAAAATATTTCagctaaatttaataatttccaaGAAGTGTTTCTAATGGAAAAACATCGTATTGATAGTTTTAAAACTTGGCCCTACGACGAAAATTCATCGTGCAGTATTACAAAAATGGCTGAAGCTGGTTTCTACTGGACgggtaataaaaataatgaagaagaCGATGCTGCAACATGTTTTGTTTGTTGCAAACAATTACATGGCTGGGATCCAACTGATGATCCATGGAAGGAACACATGAAGCATGCTCCTCAATGCCAGTTTGTTAAATATGGTCGCAAAGAAAATGAATTGACG gtgGAAGAATTTCTTAACATAACCTCGGCTGTGCTACgtaagaaattaacaaaatccCTGAATGCAGTAAAAACACGATTTAGCCTTTTGGCATCAACGGAATTGGAGAAATATTTAGcagaaaaataa
- the LOC111690409 gene encoding single-strand selective monofunctional uracil DNA glycosylase isoform X1, with product MLKKKIARKATNKQVANEETLPDPNNNNKLIKTSNFFNTPLWQKVYNLECELNENLCHYQTGNEITHIYNPIEYAAQLHCEYLRHYLKGTKILLFIGMNPGHDGMGQTGIPFGNITTVRDIMGLTGTVNQPPAIHPKRPVKGLASTREEPSGKRLWTLFKELSNGSLDTFFKQCFVHNFCPLVFFNSNGNNITPSELKGPYKQQIRNECLRTTEQVLQLIQPKIIVAIGNYVYDTLKASEYCKSKHLLRLAHPSPRSLNNNNWPEKAEKFLAEEDLLKYLRNE from the exons atgctaaagaaaaaaatagccAGAAAGGCAACTAACAAACAGGTTGCCAATGAAGAGACTTTACCAGATcccaacaataataacaaattgattaaaacttctaatttttttaacacaccttTGTGGCAAAAAGTCTACAATTTAGAATGTGAACTAAATGAAAATCTGTGCCATTACCAAACTGGAAACGAAATAACACATATTTACAATCCCATTGAGTATGCTGCCCAACTTCACTGTGAATACCTAAGACATTATTTGAAAGGCACgaagattttattgtttattggtATGAATCCAGGACACGATGGTATGGGACAGACGGGG ATACCCTTCGGCAACATTACTACCGTTAGAGATATAATGGGACTAACTGGCACTGTTAACCAACCGCCAGCGATTCATCCTAAGAGGCCTGTTAAAGGTTTAGCAAGTACACGCGAAGAACCAAGTGGTAAACGGTTATGGACATTATTTAAAGAACTATCAAACGGATCTCTCGATACTTTCTTTAAACAATgttttgttcataatttttgcCCGCTAGTCTTTTTCAATAGCAATGGCAATAATATTACTCCTAGTGAATTAAAAGGACCTTATAAGCAACAAATTCGCAATGAATGTTTACGTACTACCGAACAAGTATTACAATTAATACAACCAAAAATTATTGTAGCCATTGGGAATTATGTATATGATACTCTGAAAGCATCAGAATATTGCAAAAGTAAACATCTATTACGTCTAGCTCATCCCAGTCCAAGATcacttaataataataattggcCAGAGAAAGCTGAGAAATTTTTGGCCGAAGAGGATTTATTGAAGTATTTGAGAAACGAATAA
- the LOC111690409 gene encoding single-strand selective monofunctional uracil DNA glycosylase isoform X2: protein MFANTNVAPDFWRQFYNLELQLNEKLRNIITNPEITYIYNPIEYANDIHCAFLKKYLNGVKNVIFIGMNPGPNGMMQTGIPFGNITTVRDIMGLTGTVNQPPAIHPKRPVKGLASTREEPSGKRLWTLFKELSNGSLDTFFKQCFVHNFCPLVFFNSNGNNITPSELKGPYKQQIRNECLRTTEQVLQLIQPKIIVAIGNYVYDTLKASEYCKSKHLLRLAHPSPRSLNNNNWPEKAEKFLAEEDLLKYLRNE, encoded by the exons ATGTTTGCAAATACTAATGTAGCTCCAGATTTTTGGAgacaattttacaatttagagcttcaattaaatgaaaaactaagaAATATCATAACAAATCCAGAAATCACTTATATTTACAATCCAATTGAATATGCTAACGATATTCATtgtgcatttttaaaaaaataccttaatggagttaaaaatgtaatattcaTTGGTATGAATCCAGGGCCTAATGGTATGATGCAAACTGGT ATACCCTTCGGCAACATTACTACCGTTAGAGATATAATGGGACTAACTGGCACTGTTAACCAACCGCCAGCGATTCATCCTAAGAGGCCTGTTAAAGGTTTAGCAAGTACACGCGAAGAACCAAGTGGTAAACGGTTATGGACATTATTTAAAGAACTATCAAACGGATCTCTCGATACTTTCTTTAAACAATgttttgttcataatttttgcCCGCTAGTCTTTTTCAATAGCAATGGCAATAATATTACTCCTAGTGAATTAAAAGGACCTTATAAGCAACAAATTCGCAATGAATGTTTACGTACTACCGAACAAGTATTACAATTAATACAACCAAAAATTATTGTAGCCATTGGGAATTATGTATATGATACTCTGAAAGCATCAGAATATTGCAAAAGTAAACATCTATTACGTCTAGCTCATCCCAGTCCAAGATcacttaataataataattggcCAGAGAAAGCTGAGAAATTTTTGGCCGAAGAGGATTTATTGAAGTATTTGAGAAACGAATAA